A window from Chloroflexota bacterium encodes these proteins:
- a CDS encoding nodulation protein NfeD has protein sequence MRAIPLISKSLLLALFLWGVTLGMAWANGPRIDLVTIKGVIDPLTAQYLCRAIDKAEQTGAECLIIQLDTPGGLDTSMRAMMQKMLNSTVPVIVYVYPSGARAASAGMFITLAADVAAMAPGTNIGAAHPVSVGEQVDKTMTEKVTSDAAATARAIAVRRGRNAAWAEKAVRESASITDKEALENGVIDLIAVNLADLSAKLDERTVVTAGGERTLRTREAAIVPTPMSLPETLLHTIVDPNIAYLLLTIGIWAIIAEFYHPGAIIPGITGVICLILAFVAFESLPLNWGGLALVIVSMILFIVDLKSPSHGVLTGGGIIAFILGSLMLFSPLTPMAPTMPEIRVSWWLITAMTAAVSAFFIFALGAGLRAQRVRPTSGVESLVGMTGIAISDLDPTGIVQVQSEEWSATTSGEMIKAGERVQVVAVDGLRLRVCRSA, from the coding sequence ATGAGGGCTATCCCGCTCATCTCGAAGTCGCTGCTCCTGGCACTGTTCCTCTGGGGCGTAACACTAGGTATGGCCTGGGCCAACGGGCCACGTATAGACCTGGTCACAATTAAAGGAGTCATTGACCCCCTCACTGCCCAGTATCTCTGTCGTGCCATCGATAAAGCAGAGCAAACCGGTGCTGAGTGCCTGATAATCCAGCTGGATACGCCGGGTGGGCTGGACACTTCCATGCGCGCTATGATGCAGAAGATGCTCAACTCTACAGTACCTGTGATTGTCTACGTCTATCCATCCGGAGCACGCGCCGCCTCAGCCGGAATGTTTATCACCTTAGCCGCCGATGTAGCGGCAATGGCCCCCGGCACAAACATAGGAGCAGCCCATCCCGTCTCCGTAGGTGAACAGGTCGATAAAACGATGACTGAGAAGGTAACTAGTGATGCAGCGGCTACTGCTCGAGCGATTGCGGTGCGGAGAGGACGCAATGCAGCCTGGGCCGAAAAAGCAGTGCGGGAAAGCGCCTCTATCACAGATAAAGAAGCGCTGGAGAATGGAGTCATTGATCTCATCGCCGTCAACCTCGCTGACCTATCGGCCAAGCTCGATGAACGTACAGTGGTGACAGCTGGCGGAGAAAGGACCTTACGAACCAGGGAGGCTGCAATCGTCCCAACGCCGATGAGCTTGCCAGAGACGTTATTGCACACTATCGTCGATCCGAATATCGCTTACCTCCTTTTGACCATCGGCATTTGGGCCATCATCGCCGAATTTTATCACCCGGGAGCCATCATCCCGGGCATCACTGGCGTCATCTGTTTGATTTTAGCCTTTGTTGCTTTCGAGAGTCTACCGCTGAACTGGGGAGGGCTGGCCCTTGTCATTGTGTCTATGATACTCTTCATTGTAGATCTCAAGTCTCCCAGTCATGGGGTACTGACGGGAGGGGGCATTATCGCCTTTATTCTGGGCTCCCTTATGCTCTTCAGTCCATTGACCCCTATGGCCCCGACCATGCCTGAAATACGCGTAAGCTGGTGGTTAATCACCGCTATGACTGCTGCGGTATCAGCCTTCTTCATCTTTGCCCTTGGTGCCGGGCTGCGGGCCCAACGGGTGCGACCTACCAGCGGCGTGGAGAGCCTCGTCGGGATGACAGGAATAGCCATATCAGATTTAGATCCGACCGGCATCGTGCAGGTGCAAAGCGAGGAGTGGAGCGCGACAACCAGCGGGGAAATGATCAAAGCTGGGGAAAGGGTGCAGGTAGTGGCTGTTGATGGACTGCGGTTACGAGTATGCCGCAGCGCGTGA
- a CDS encoding SPFH/Band 7/PHB domain protein, translated as MEALIWIIIPLLLIIVLATMAIKIVREYQRLVVFRLGRCIGSKGPGIVLLIPIVDQPVWVDLRELFLEIPHQTCITKDNAPIAIDFLIYWKVVDPTLSVVQVKNFAGASQGIATTTLRAVIGDILLDDVLAKREQINQVLRVKLDEVTERWGVKVTTVEIREILPPREVQEAMNRQMSAERNRRAMVTEADGKREAAIKVAEGEKQSAILRAEGDRQAAILRAEGFAMALDKIFAVAKTIDSKTMSLQYLETLKTLGASPATKYIFPMEFTNLLRPFIKHTEEVSVAMANDAREDSA; from the coding sequence ATGGAAGCATTAATCTGGATTATCATCCCCCTACTTCTCATCATAGTGTTGGCCACGATGGCTATCAAAATTGTACGCGAGTATCAGCGCCTGGTTGTTTTTCGTTTGGGTCGCTGCATCGGCAGTAAGGGTCCAGGGATCGTCCTGTTGATCCCTATCGTTGATCAACCGGTATGGGTCGACCTGCGGGAGCTTTTCCTCGAGATACCACACCAAACATGCATCACGAAGGACAATGCGCCGATCGCCATCGATTTCCTGATCTACTGGAAGGTCGTCGATCCTACACTAAGTGTCGTGCAGGTCAAAAACTTCGCCGGTGCCAGCCAGGGGATAGCCACCACCACCCTACGAGCCGTCATCGGTGATATCTTGCTGGACGATGTGCTGGCTAAGAGGGAACAGATCAATCAGGTGCTGCGTGTAAAACTGGATGAGGTCACCGAAAGGTGGGGCGTCAAGGTTACTACGGTAGAAATTCGCGAGATCCTGCCCCCTAGAGAGGTACAGGAGGCGATGAACAGGCAAATGTCGGCTGAACGCAATCGTCGCGCAATGGTTACCGAAGCCGACGGCAAACGCGAGGCGGCCATCAAGGTTGCCGAAGGGGAAAAACAATCGGCCATCCTTAGGGCTGAGGGAGATCGCCAGGCAGCGATCCTGCGCGCTGAGGGCTTCGCCATGGCCCTGGATAAGATCTTCGCCGTAGCCAAAACTATAGATAGTAAGACCATGAGCCTCCAATACCTGGAAACGCTTAAGACGCTTGGCGCCAGCCCAGCCACCAAGTACATCTTCCCTATGGAGTTCACTAACTTGCTACGACCCTTTATCAAGCACACGGAAGAAGTCAGCGTGGCG